CCTTCCTCGACCGGCTCACCAAGCGCACGCTCGAGGTCGTGGGCGGCAAGCTCATCGACCGCAAGGTGCCCTGGAGCCAATATGTGGAGCTGCGCAAGGTGGAGCGCGAGCAGCAGGCCGCACAAGCCAAGGACCAGCAGCGCTACATCAAGGAGACCACCGACCTGATCAACAAGTTCCGGGCGAAAGCCAGCAAGGCGGCATTCGCGCAGAGCCTGATCACCAAGCTCGACAAGCTCGAGCGCATCGAGGTGGAGGACGAGGACCTGCGGAAGATGCTGGTGAAATTCCCGCCCGCTCCGCAGAGCGGCAAGATCGTCTGCGAGGTGAAGGGCGTGAGCAAGTCCTATCCTGACCGGAAGCATCCGGAACAGACCAAGGAGATCTTCCGCAAGGCGGAGCTCACCATCGCCAAGGGCGAGCACCTGGCGCTGGTGGGCGCCAATGGAACGGGCAAGTCAACCCTGGTGCGCATGATCATGGGCGAAGAGCCCTTCGATGGCGAGATCAAGCTCGGGCACAACGTGATCGTGGGCTACTATGCGCAGGACATGCCTGAGCGCATGAATCCGGCGGGCACCGTGATGGAGACCGCTGAGTACGCCGCAAGCGAAGAGAACCGCGTGCGCGTTCGGGCCATGCTCGGCGCATTCATGTTCAGCGGCGATGATGTGGACAAGAAAGTGAAGGTGCTCAGCGGTGGCGAGCGCGCCCGGTTGGCGCTCTGCTGCATGCTGCTGAAGCCCCTCAACTTCCTCATCCTCGATGAGCCCACCCACCATCTCGACATCCAGAGCAAGGATGTGCTGAAGAATGCGCTGAAGAACTACGAGGGCACCTTCCTGCTCGTGAGCCACGACCGCGATTTCCTCACCGGCCTCACCAACCGCTTGCTCGAGCTCGACGACCACCGCATCCGCGACCAGCACATGGACATCCTGGAGCTGATCGAGAAGCGCAAGGCCCTGCAGGGCGCCGATATCGGCAAGAGCAGCGCAGCGCAGCCGAAGACCAAGGTGGAGAAGGCCGACAAGAGCGACCATGCAGAGCGCCGCGACCGCGACAAGGAGCGCAAGCGCATGCAGGGCCTGGTGGCGCGGCTCGAGAAGCAGCTCGCCGACCTGGAAGCGGAAGAGAAGCGCTTGCAGGCCGACGTGATGCGCAGCGGCGTGCCCGCAGCCGAGGTGGAGAAGGGCTACGCGCGCATGGGCGAAGTGGCCGAGCGCATCGCCGCCACCATGAAGGAGTGGGAGGAGGCTTCGCTGCGGATGGAGGAGCTTGGGGAAGGGAATCCGGCCTGAGCGTTACCCGCGTTCGTTGATGGCATTGGTTGATCGATGGTGCATGCCGCACC
The DNA window shown above is from Flavobacteriales bacterium and carries:
- a CDS encoding ABC-F family ATP-binding cassette domain-containing protein; this encodes MITVQGLTLHFGQRPMFDGVSFFIGSDDRIGLVGRNGAGKSTLLKIMAGQQPFDGGTIGKPNELTLGYLPQEMAHNLELTPWQVAEKAFEEAIALNASLERIEKALEKATTDEEAMELATMLAHAHERLNTIGAADHDMQIERMLKGIGFVEKDMHRLMSEMSGGWRMRAELARLLLIQPDLLLLDEPTNHLDLPAIQWLEDLLRTYPAALVLISHDKTFLDRLTKRTLEVVGGKLIDRKVPWSQYVELRKVEREQQAAQAKDQQRYIKETTDLINKFRAKASKAAFAQSLITKLDKLERIEVEDEDLRKMLVKFPPAPQSGKIVCEVKGVSKSYPDRKHPEQTKEIFRKAELTIAKGEHLALVGANGTGKSTLVRMIMGEEPFDGEIKLGHNVIVGYYAQDMPERMNPAGTVMETAEYAASEENRVRVRAMLGAFMFSGDDVDKKVKVLSGGERARLALCCMLLKPLNFLILDEPTHHLDIQSKDVLKNALKNYEGTFLLVSHDRDFLTGLTNRLLELDDHRIRDQHMDILELIEKRKALQGADIGKSSAAQPKTKVEKADKSDHAERRDRDKERKRMQGLVARLEKQLADLEAEEKRLQADVMRSGVPAAEVEKGYARMGEVAERIAATMKEWEEASLRMEELGEGNPA